GAAGCCGAGCGAACGGGCCGCCTCCATCTGCCCCTTGGGCACGGCCTGGATGCCGGCGCGGATCGTCTCGGCCATGTACGCGGCGGCCACCAGGCCGAGCGCCAGGGCGACCTTGCCGTACGTGCCGCCGATGATCTCGGTGCCGGGGAAGGCCAGCGGCACGGCGACGCCGATGAAGATGAAGATCAGCAGGGCGGGCAGCCCGCGGAAGATCTCGATGTAGATCCCGGCGAGCCAGCGGTACGGGCCGACGGAGGACAGCCGCATCAGCGCGATCACCATGCCGAGGGCCAGCCCCACGGCGAAGCCGGTCACGGTGTAGAGCACGGTGTTCTTCAGCGCCAGCGTGATGACGTCCGGGAACATGCGCTCGGCGATGTCCGCCTGCGCGAACTGGTTCTGGAGCCGGTCCCAGTCGGCCGAGGCCGCGAAGGCGATCACGGCCGCGACGAACACGGCGTACTGGACGCCGCGCGAGAGGCTGCGCTTCTGCCGCCGGGTGAGGCCCTTCCTCCTCGGCTGGACCTCGGGCGTGTCGGTGTCCGTCATGAGGCGGCGGGCGACGCGGCGGACTCGTCGTACGGACCGATCCACCGCTCGTACAGCTTCTTGTACGTGCCGTCGGCCTTGGCGTCCGCGATCGCCTTGTTGATGGCGGCGAGGAGCTTGGTGTTGCCCTTCTTCACCGTGAAGCCGTACTGCTCACCGGTGCTGAGGTTGTCGACGACCTTGAAGGCGTCGGCGTTGGCCTTGTCCTTCAGCCAGCCCTGGACGACGGGGTAGTCGATGATCACGGCCTGGACCTGGCCGGTGCGCAGACCGTTGAGGACGGCGTCGGAGGACTCGAAGGAAACGGGGTCGAGGCCCTTGCTCTTGGCGTAGTCCTCACCGGTCGTCTGTGCCTGGGCGCCGAGCTTCCTGCCCTTGAGCTCGGCGAAGGAGCCGATGCCGCTCTTCTTGTCGACCAGCACGGCCTGGGTGGCGTTGAAGTACGGGTCGGAGAAGTCGACGTTCTTCTTGCGCTCCTCGGTGATGGTCATGCCGGCCGCGGCGAGGTCGCACTGGCCGGCGTTGAGGGACCCGCCGGTCTTGAAGTTCTCGAAGGGCTGGTCGACGATGTCCTGCTTCACGCCCAGGTCCTTGGCGACCAGGTCGATCAGCGACACGTCGAAGCCCTGCACCTTGCCGTCGATCTCCGACTGGAACGGCGGATAGGGCAGGTGGGTGCAGGTGGTGAGCTGCCCCGCCTTGGCGAGTTCGACGCCGCCGGGGGCCGTCTTGGTACTGCTGCCGCCGTCCTCGGTGGAGGTGCAGCCGGCCACGAGCAGCAGACCGGCCGTCGCGGTGGTGGCGGCCAGGATGCGGGCCCGGTGCCCGGGGTGCGTGTTCACGGCGAGCCTCCTGTGAGTGAACTGGGGGTTCTGATCATAAGGAGAAGTTTGGGTGGCTGAAAACAATCCGATGGCTGCGGAGCCGTCGGGCCTGGGAAGTCACCGGTCGAAGAGGGCCGGGACGCGGCGGTTACGCTCGTTCCCGTTGTCCCCGCGAGTTGCCTTCGCGAGTTGTCCCCGCACGTGAAGAGAGTGCCACCGTGACGCATCCGTTTCTGGACCTCGCCCCGCTCGGTGCGGACCGTTTCGCCGCGATCGAGAACCGTGTGGCGCGGCTGCTGAGCACCGAGCAGGACGTCGTGATCATGCAGGGCGAGGCGCTGCTGCCGCTGGAGGGCGCGATCCGTGCCGCGGCCGGTCCGGGCACGACGGCCCTGAACGTCATCACGGGCCCGTACGGGCAGACCTTCGGCGACTGGCTGCGGGACTGCGGCGCGACGGTGGTCGACCTGGCGGTGCCCTTCCACACGGCGGTCACGGCCGAGCAGATCCGGCAGGCCTTCGCCGAACACCCGGAGATCGACTTCGTGTCCCTGGTGCACGCGGAGGCGGCGACCGGCAACACCAATCCGGTCGCGGAGATCGGCGAGGTGGTACGCGAGCACGGGGCCCTGTTCTACCTGGACGCGGTGGCGTCGATCGGTGCCGAGCCCGTGCTGCCGGACGCGTGGGGCGTGGACCTGTGCGTGATCGGGGCGCAGAAGGCGATGGGCGGGCCGGCCGGCGTGTCGGCCGTGTCGGTGAGCGAGCGGGCCTGGGCCCGGATGGCGGCGAACCCGCGGGCGCCGCGCCGGTCGTATCTGTCGCTGCTCGACTGGAAGGAGCGGTGGATCGACGGCGGCCGCAAGGCGCTGCTGCACGCTCCGGCGCAGCTGGAGATGCTGGCTCTGGAGGCGTGCGTGGAGCGGATCGAGGCGGTGGGATCGGACACGGTGATGGCCCGGCACGCCTCCGCGGCGGCGGCCACGCGGGCCGGGGCGGTCGCGCTCGGCGGTGGACTGGAGCCGTATGTGTACGAGGCGCGGGACGCGGCGCCCGTCGCCACGACGCTCCGGGCACCGTCCGGGGCGGTGGCCTCGGAGCTGGTGGCCAGGGCGCTGGAGGCGGATCCGGCGGTGCCCGTGGCCGCCGGCGGTGGTGCGCTGTCCAAGGAGATGATCCGGGTCAATCACTACGGGGCCGATGCGACGCCGGGGGCCGTGCGGGCGAGTCTGGCGGCGTTGGGTGCCGCGCTCTCGGAGGCGGGGCTGTCGGTGGATGTGGAGGGGGCGCTGCGGGCGGCCGAGGAGGCGTGGCGGTAGCAGGGGCCCGGCGTTGTCAGTGGCCCGTGCCATGCTCCCCGCATGACTGCCGACACCCCCATCGACACCCCCATCACCCTTCCCGACGGCCGTCCCGTCCCGCACCTGACCGGTGACGAGCGGGCCATGCTGGAGAGCTGGCTGGACTTCCACCGGGCCACGCTGGAGCTGAAGTGCGCCGGGCTGGACGACGCGCAGGTGCGGACCGCGTCGGCCGAGCCGTCCACGCTGACGCTGCTCGGGCTGGTGCAGCACCTCGCCGAGGTCGAGCGGAACTGGTTCCAGCGGGTGGCCGCCGGGCTCGACGTGCCGCCGGTGTACGAGGACGGCACCGGATACACGCTGGACCCCGGGCGGGGGCTCGACGAGGCGCTCGGGATCTGGCGGCGGGAGATAGCCCGGGGGCGGAAGCTGTGCGCAGGGCTGGCGCTGGACCACATCGGCCGGGTCGCCGAGGGGCCGGTGCCCGGGATGGAGGTCAGCATGCGCTGGGTGCTGATCCACATGATCGAGGAGTACGCACGGCACAACGGTCACGCCGATCTCCTGCGGGAGCGCGTCGACGGAGTGACCGGGGCTTGAATTACACGTGCTTTCCAAGAGGACCCATATGTAAGCTGGCACACAATTAGGAATTGCTTCAAGAATAGCTTCCCGTATTCTTCTGCCCGCTTTCTCCGGTCCTAAACCCAAAGATTTTGAGGACACTTGGAGGGGAAATTCGGGCAGATCTCGTGGGGATTACATGGCTGTGACGCAATACACATCGTGACCGCCTTGCCCGGTATTATCCGTACAATACTGGGCATTTTGCCGCCGTTTGGCGTGAACACTCACGCCCGCGCGATAACACAGCCATGGCTCATACGTAAGCCCTTCCGGCGATGCAATTTCGAATTTCGCTGGGTAAGTTCAATTCGCATGACTGCCGTACAAGCAGATCCGCAAATCGACCGCCCCACGGTGGCTGACGGAGCCGCGCTCTGGCGGATGGCGAAGGACTCGAAGGTTCTCGACCTGAACTCGTCCTACAGCTATCTGCTGTGGTGCCGCGACTTCGCGGCCACATCGGCTGTAGCGCGTGACGAGCACGGCGAACCGATGGGCTTCATCACCGGGTACGTGCGGCTGGACAGCCCGCGCACCCTGCTGGTCTGGCAGGTGGCCGTGGACGAGGCGCACCGCGGGCGCGGGCTGGCCGCCAAGCTGCTCGACGGTCTGGTCGCCCGGACCACCAGCGAGCGCGGGGTGACGACGGTGGAGACCACCATCACCCCGGGCAACACCGCCTCGGAGCGCCTGTTCACCTCCTTCGCCGAGCGGCACGGCGCCCGGCTGGAGCGCGAGGTGCTGTTCGACAAGGGCCTGTTCCCCGACGGGCCGCACGACGCCGAGGTCCTGTACCGCATCGGCCCGCTGGCCCACTGACTCCCACCCGAACTCCCTCAGACTTCCCCCACGCACCGAGGAGCGATTCGTCGTGACCATCACCCAGCCCGACCTGAGCGTCTTCGAGACCCTTGAGTCCGAAGTGCGCAGCTACTGCCGCGGCTGGCCCACCGTCTTCGACCGCGCGGTGGGCAGCCGTATGTACGACGAGGACGGCCATGAGTACCTCGACTTCTTCGCCGGAGCCGGGTCACTGAACTACGGGCACAACAACCCCGTCCTCAAACGCGCCCTGATCGACTACCTGGAGCGGGACGGTGTCGCGCACGGGCTCGACATGTCGACCACCGCCAAGCGCACCTTCCTGGAGACCTTCCAGAACCTGCTGCTGCGGCCGCGCGACCTGCCGTACAAGGTCATGTTCCCGGGCCCGACCGGCACCAACGCCGTGGAGTCCGCGCTGAAACTGGCGCGGAAGGTGAAGGGGCGAGAGGCGATCGTGTCGTTCACCAACGCCTTCCACGGCATGTCGCTGGGCTCGCTGGCCGTGACCGGCAACGCCTTCAAGCGGGCCGGCGCCGGTATCCCGCTGGTGCACGGCACGCCGATGCCGTTCGACAACTACTTCGACGGCCAGGTCCCGGACTTCCTGTGGTTCGAGCGGCTCCTGGAGGACCAGGGCTCGGGCCTGAACAAGCCGGCCGCCGTGATCGTGGAGACCGTGCAGGGCGAGGGCGGCATCAACGTGGCCCGGCCCGAGTGGCTGCGTGCGCTCTCCGAGCTGTGCGAGCGGCAGGACATGCTGCTCATCGTCGACGACATCCAGATGGGCTGCGGCCGTACCGGCGCCTTCTTCTCCTTCGAGGAGGCGGGCATCACGCCGGACATCGTCACCGTCTCGAAGTCGATCAGCGGTTACGGCCTGCCCATGTCGCTGTGCCTGTTCAAGCCCGAGCTGGACGTCTGGGAGCCGGGCGAGCACAACGGCACCTTCCGCGGCAACAACCCCGCCTTCGTCACGGCCACCGCGGCCCTGGAGGCGTACTGGGCCGACGGTTCCGCGATGGAGAAGCAGACCCGCAAGCGCGGCGAGCAGGTCGAGCAGGCACTGATCTCCATCACCGAGGAGAACCTGGCCGACGTGAAGGAGTACCGGGGCCGCGGCCTGGTGTGGGGCATGGAGTTCCACGACAAGGAGCGCGCGGGCAGGATCGCCAAGCGCGCCTTCGAGCTGGGGCTGCTCATCGAGACGTCCGGGCCCGAGAGCGAGGTCGTGAAACTGCTCCCCGCCCTGACCATCACGCCCGAGGAACTGGACGAGGGCCTGTCGATGCTGGCCCGCGCCGTCCGCGAGACCGCCTGACCAACCAACCGGCACCACCCATCTAGGAGGCATCGCAGCACCGTGATTGTCCGTTCGTTCAAGGAGATCGAAGGTACCGACCGGCACGTGAAGGCGGCGTCCGGCACGTGGGAGAGCAAACGCATCGTCCTCGCCAAGGAGAAGGTCGGCTTCTCCCTGCACGAGACGATCCTGTACGCGGGTACGGAGACGTCGATGTGGTACGCGAACCACATCGAGGCCGTCGTCTGCGTGGAGGGCGAGGCCGAGCTGACCGACCACGAGACCGGGCAGACGCACACCATCACGCCCGGGACCATGTACCTCCTGGACGGGCACGAGAAGCACACGCTGCGGATCAAGAAGGACTTCCGCTGCCTCTGCGTCTTCAATCCGCCCGTGACCGGACGGGAGGACCACGACGAGAACGGCGTTTACCCGCTGCTCACCGAGGAGGTGTGACGTTTCCATGACCGCCACCATCGACACCACCACCGGTATCCCCGACCTCTACCCCAGTCGCGGTGCCACCGAGGTGCTCACCCCGCGCCAGGACCCGGTCGTCTGGGGCGCGCCGGACGCACCCGGCCCGGTCGGGCCGGCCGACCTGCTGTCCTTCGAGCGTGACGGCTTCCTCGCCATCGACCAGCTCATCACGGACGACGAGGTCGTGGTCTACCGGAACGAGCTGAACCGGCTGGTGAACGACCCGGACATCCGCGCCGACGAACGGTCGATCGTCGAGCCGAAGTCCAAGGAGATCCGCTCGGTCTTCGAGGTACACAAGATCAGCGAGGTGTTCGCCAGGCTGGTGAGCGACGAGCGGGTCGTCGGCCGGGCGCGGCAGATCCTCGGCTCGGACGTCTACGTCCATCAGTCGCGGATCAACGTCAAGCCGGGCTTCGGGGCCAGTGGCTTCTACTGGCACTCGGACTTCGAGACGTGGCATGCCGAGGACGGTCTGCCGCGGATGCGCACGGTGTCGGTCTCGATCGCGCTGACCGAGAACTACGACACCAACGGCGGGCTCATGATCATGCCGGGGTCGCACAAGACGTTCCTCGGGTGCGCGGGGGCCACGCCGAAGGACAACTACAAGAAGTCGCTGCAGATGCAGGACGCGGGCACGCCCTCCGACGAGGCGCTGACCCAGCTGGCCTCGCAGCACGGCATCAAGTTGTTCACGGGCAAGGCCGGTTCGGCGACGTGGTTCGACTGCAACTGCATGCACGGCTCCGGCGACAACATCACGCCGTTCCCGCGGTCGAACGTCTTCATCGTGTTCAACAGCGTGGAGAACGCGGCGGTGGAGCCGTTCGCGGCGCCGGTGCGGCGGCCGGAGTTCATCGGTGCGCGGGACTTCACGCCGGTGCGGTGACCGCTCTCGCCGGTGAAGTGACCGGGTGACACAGCTGCCGGGCGGGGCCTCCTCGTGTGGGACGGGAGGCCCCGCCCGGTTGTGTCATGCGGCCAGGACCTCGAGAAGGCGGTCGACGTCCGCCGGGGTGTTGTAGAGGTGGAACGCCGCCCGCAGATTCCCCGCCCGGTCGGCCACCTCGATGCCCGCCCGGCTCAGTTCGCCCTGCCGGTGGCCGAGCCCCGGCACGGACACGATCGCCGAGCCCGGCGCGGGCACCGGCTCATGACCCAGCTCGGCGAGCCCGACGCGGAAGCGGTCCGCGAGGGCGGCATCGTGGGCGTGCACGACGTCGACACCGATGTCCTCCAGCAGTCCCAGGGAGGCGCGCATCCCGGCGTAGGCGAAGAGCGCGGGGCTGATGTCGAAGCGCCGTGCGGAGTGGGCGAGTTCCTCGACGGGGCCGTAGCAGCTCTCCCACGGGACCTCACCCGCGGCCCAGCCGGCGAGCAGCGGGGTGAGCCCGCCGAAGTCCTGCGGGGCGACGAAGAACGCGGCCCCGTGCGGTCCCAGCAGCCACTTGAAGCCGACGGCGGCGAGGAAGTCGTCCGCGTCGCCCTCCATCGGCAGCCAGCCGGCCGACTGGGAGGCGTCGACGTAGGTACGGGCCCCGTACGCCCGGGCCGCCTCGCGCACGGCCGGCAGGTCGGCGAGCCGGCCGTCGGCGGACTGTGCGGTGCTGACCGCGACGAGCGCGGTGCCGGGGCGGACGGACTCGGCGAGCCGCTCCAGGGGCACGGCGCGCACCTTGAGGTCTCCGCGCGCGTGGAACGGATTGACCAGGGAGGCGAAGTCGCCCTCCGCCGTGAGGACTTCGGCGCCCGCGGGCAGCGAGGCGGCGATCAGCCCTCCGTACTCGGCGACCGAGGCGCCGGTGGCGACCCGCTCGGCCGGCACGCCGGCCAGCCGGGCGAAGGACGCGCGGGCGGCCTCGACGTCCTCGTACAGGGGACCCAGGGGCGTACCCTCCGCGCGCATCCGCACCGCCTGCTGCACGGCGGTGACGGTACGGGCGGGCAGGAGCCCGTTGCTCGCGGTGTTGAGGAAGGTGTGCTTCGGGGCGAACTCGGCACGGACGAGGTTCTCGAAGGTCTCCATGGAACCACTCTGCGTCCCCTGGATCTCCTCGTCCATTGCCGATTTCTGCGTGAGGTCGCTAAGGGACGCTTATACACGCGCTCCGAGCTGGGTCTTTCACTGCTGGGGCACAGCGCAGCCGTCCGGCCCGCAGGCGTCCGCGTCCCCGCTGTCCACGATCTTCAGGGGCGAGCGCTCGCCGTACGCCTGGGCCAGGGCCCGGGCGAAGACCTCCGCGGGCTGGGCGCCGGAGATGCCGTACTTGCGGTCGAGGACGAAGAAGGGCACACCGCCGGCACCGAGCTGCGCGGCTTCCCGC
This region of Streptomyces caelestis genomic DNA includes:
- a CDS encoding amino acid ABC transporter permease; its protein translation is MTDTDTPEVQPRRKGLTRRQKRSLSRGVQYAVFVAAVIAFAASADWDRLQNQFAQADIAERMFPDVITLALKNTVLYTVTGFAVGLALGMVIALMRLSSVGPYRWLAGIYIEIFRGLPALLIFIFIGVAVPLAFPGTEIIGGTYGKVALALGLVAAAYMAETIRAGIQAVPKGQMEAARSLGFSPARAMISIIIPQAFRIILPPLTNELVLLFKDSSLVLFLGVTLEERELSKFGRDLASQTANSTPILVAGLCYLLVTIPLGFVVRRMEAKAQEAVT
- a CDS encoding basic amino acid ABC transporter substrate-binding protein; translation: MNTHPGHRARILAATTATAGLLLVAGCTSTEDGGSSTKTAPGGVELAKAGQLTTCTHLPYPPFQSEIDGKVQGFDVSLIDLVAKDLGVKQDIVDQPFENFKTGGSLNAGQCDLAAAGMTITEERKKNVDFSDPYFNATQAVLVDKKSGIGSFAELKGRKLGAQAQTTGEDYAKSKGLDPVSFESSDAVLNGLRTGQVQAVIIDYPVVQGWLKDKANADAFKVVDNLSTGEQYGFTVKKGNTKLLAAINKAIADAKADGTYKKLYERWIGPYDESAASPAAS
- a CDS encoding pyridoxal-phosphate-dependent aminotransferase family protein — encoded protein: MTHPFLDLAPLGADRFAAIENRVARLLSTEQDVVIMQGEALLPLEGAIRAAAGPGTTALNVITGPYGQTFGDWLRDCGATVVDLAVPFHTAVTAEQIRQAFAEHPEIDFVSLVHAEAATGNTNPVAEIGEVVREHGALFYLDAVASIGAEPVLPDAWGVDLCVIGAQKAMGGPAGVSAVSVSERAWARMAANPRAPRRSYLSLLDWKERWIDGGRKALLHAPAQLEMLALEACVERIEAVGSDTVMARHASAAAATRAGAVALGGGLEPYVYEARDAAPVATTLRAPSGAVASELVARALEADPAVPVAAGGGALSKEMIRVNHYGADATPGAVRASLAALGAALSEAGLSVDVEGALRAAEEAWR
- a CDS encoding DinB family protein; translated protein: MTADTPIDTPITLPDGRPVPHLTGDERAMLESWLDFHRATLELKCAGLDDAQVRTASAEPSTLTLLGLVQHLAEVERNWFQRVAAGLDVPPVYEDGTGYTLDPGRGLDEALGIWRREIARGRKLCAGLALDHIGRVAEGPVPGMEVSMRWVLIHMIEEYARHNGHADLLRERVDGVTGA
- the ectA gene encoding diaminobutyrate acetyltransferase, with the protein product MTAVQADPQIDRPTVADGAALWRMAKDSKVLDLNSSYSYLLWCRDFAATSAVARDEHGEPMGFITGYVRLDSPRTLLVWQVAVDEAHRGRGLAAKLLDGLVARTTSERGVTTVETTITPGNTASERLFTSFAERHGARLEREVLFDKGLFPDGPHDAEVLYRIGPLAH
- the ectB gene encoding diaminobutyrate--2-oxoglutarate transaminase, with protein sequence MTITQPDLSVFETLESEVRSYCRGWPTVFDRAVGSRMYDEDGHEYLDFFAGAGSLNYGHNNPVLKRALIDYLERDGVAHGLDMSTTAKRTFLETFQNLLLRPRDLPYKVMFPGPTGTNAVESALKLARKVKGREAIVSFTNAFHGMSLGSLAVTGNAFKRAGAGIPLVHGTPMPFDNYFDGQVPDFLWFERLLEDQGSGLNKPAAVIVETVQGEGGINVARPEWLRALSELCERQDMLLIVDDIQMGCGRTGAFFSFEEAGITPDIVTVSKSISGYGLPMSLCLFKPELDVWEPGEHNGTFRGNNPAFVTATAALEAYWADGSAMEKQTRKRGEQVEQALISITEENLADVKEYRGRGLVWGMEFHDKERAGRIAKRAFELGLLIETSGPESEVVKLLPALTITPEELDEGLSMLARAVRETA
- a CDS encoding ectoine synthase; this translates as MIVRSFKEIEGTDRHVKAASGTWESKRIVLAKEKVGFSLHETILYAGTETSMWYANHIEAVVCVEGEAELTDHETGQTHTITPGTMYLLDGHEKHTLRIKKDFRCLCVFNPPVTGREDHDENGVYPLLTEEV
- the thpD gene encoding ectoine hydroxylase → MTATIDTTTGIPDLYPSRGATEVLTPRQDPVVWGAPDAPGPVGPADLLSFERDGFLAIDQLITDDEVVVYRNELNRLVNDPDIRADERSIVEPKSKEIRSVFEVHKISEVFARLVSDERVVGRARQILGSDVYVHQSRINVKPGFGASGFYWHSDFETWHAEDGLPRMRTVSVSIALTENYDTNGGLMIMPGSHKTFLGCAGATPKDNYKKSLQMQDAGTPSDEALTQLASQHGIKLFTGKAGSATWFDCNCMHGSGDNITPFPRSNVFIVFNSVENAAVEPFAAPVRRPEFIGARDFTPVR
- a CDS encoding aminotransferase class V-fold PLP-dependent enzyme, with the translated sequence MDEEIQGTQSGSMETFENLVRAEFAPKHTFLNTASNGLLPARTVTAVQQAVRMRAEGTPLGPLYEDVEAARASFARLAGVPAERVATGASVAEYGGLIAASLPAGAEVLTAEGDFASLVNPFHARGDLKVRAVPLERLAESVRPGTALVAVSTAQSADGRLADLPAVREAARAYGARTYVDASQSAGWLPMEGDADDFLAAVGFKWLLGPHGAAFFVAPQDFGGLTPLLAGWAAGEVPWESCYGPVEELAHSARRFDISPALFAYAGMRASLGLLEDIGVDVVHAHDAALADRFRVGLAELGHEPVPAPGSAIVSVPGLGHRQGELSRAGIEVADRAGNLRAAFHLYNTPADVDRLLEVLAA